A region of Pseudarthrobacter sp. NIBRBAC000502770 DNA encodes the following proteins:
- a CDS encoding YciI family protein, with protein sequence MTTTEREHDMSKYLILIYQDEAVARQADGESISASYQEFQQRRGSSLLGGAALHPSSTATSLRRDGSGGITVTDGPFVESKETLGGYYMIEAADLDEALEIAREVPAGVGVEVWPVRVAN encoded by the coding sequence TTGACCACAACAGAACGGGAGCACGACATGTCCAAATACCTGATCCTCATCTACCAGGACGAGGCAGTGGCCAGGCAGGCCGACGGCGAATCCATCAGCGCCAGCTACCAGGAGTTCCAGCAGCGGCGCGGCTCCTCGCTGCTCGGCGGAGCGGCCCTGCACCCATCCTCCACGGCCACGTCGCTGCGGCGGGACGGCTCAGGCGGCATTACAGTCACTGATGGCCCGTTCGTTGAGTCAAAGGAAACCTTGGGCGGCTATTACATGATCGAGGCAGCAGACCTCGATGAGGCCCTGGAGATCGCTCGGGAGGTACCCGCCGGAGTGGGGGTCGAGGTCTGGCCGGTGCGGGTGGCAAACTGA
- a CDS encoding RNA polymerase sigma factor, with translation MPQAASAEVAAAVADAHRREWAFVLAATVRVAEDIDAAEEAVQDAYAKALATWGGNGIPQNPGAWLTVTARRRALDLRRRAATAERALPKLLVPGESGGAEETGIDEGGIPDDRLRLIFTCCHPALAFETRVAMTLRLLCGLSTAEVARAFLVPEATMAARITRVKKKIAAANIPYRVPAASELGERLDGVLAVVYLVYTTGHTSPSGADLMRRDLAERGLELARMLHVLLPGNTDVAGLLALVLLTEARTGARLDGHRAIVLLENQDRSKWDRQAIEEGLALLREALAARPPGRFALMAAIAAVHDESGSWADTDWDEILGLYDLLMERWPSPVVRLNRAIALGFAAGPTEGLAELDALGAEPQLARYPYLAAARGDFLVRLGRAGEAQVAFDEALILAGNQVEQQFLRSRLAGLAKGLPGQR, from the coding sequence ATGCCGCAGGCCGCCAGCGCAGAGGTTGCTGCCGCCGTTGCGGATGCGCACCGCCGGGAGTGGGCGTTCGTGCTGGCGGCCACGGTACGGGTTGCCGAAGACATCGACGCCGCCGAGGAAGCTGTGCAGGACGCCTACGCCAAGGCGCTGGCAACCTGGGGCGGCAACGGAATCCCGCAGAACCCGGGGGCATGGCTGACGGTTACGGCCCGACGCCGGGCCCTGGACCTTCGCCGCCGCGCCGCCACGGCAGAGCGGGCGCTGCCCAAGCTTCTTGTCCCCGGGGAGAGCGGCGGCGCCGAGGAGACAGGAATCGACGAAGGTGGCATTCCCGATGACAGGCTCCGGCTGATTTTCACCTGCTGCCACCCGGCCCTGGCGTTCGAGACCCGGGTGGCAATGACTCTGCGGCTGCTCTGCGGGCTGTCCACTGCCGAGGTGGCGCGGGCGTTCCTGGTCCCGGAAGCCACCATGGCTGCCCGCATCACAAGGGTCAAGAAGAAGATCGCGGCTGCGAACATCCCGTACCGGGTGCCCGCGGCATCGGAGCTGGGTGAGCGGCTGGACGGGGTGCTGGCGGTGGTCTACCTGGTGTACACCACCGGGCACACGTCTCCGTCGGGAGCGGACTTAATGCGCCGCGACCTCGCCGAACGGGGGCTCGAGCTGGCCAGGATGCTGCACGTCCTGCTCCCCGGCAATACCGATGTTGCCGGCCTCCTGGCCCTGGTCCTGCTCACCGAAGCCCGCACCGGCGCCCGGCTGGACGGACACCGGGCCATTGTCCTGCTCGAAAACCAGGACCGGTCCAAGTGGGACCGGCAGGCGATCGAGGAAGGGCTGGCGCTGCTGCGGGAAGCACTGGCTGCACGGCCACCGGGCCGCTTCGCGCTCATGGCCGCCATCGCCGCCGTCCACGACGAAAGCGGCTCCTGGGCGGACACCGACTGGGACGAGATACTGGGACTGTATGACCTGCTGATGGAAAGGTGGCCCTCCCCGGTGGTCCGGCTCAACCGCGCCATCGCCCTTGGCTTCGCCGCTGGCCCGACAGAAGGTTTGGCGGAACTGGATGCATTGGGAGCCGAACCGCAGCTCGCCCGGTACCCCTATCTTGCGGCCGCCCGCGGCGATTTCCTGGTCAGGCTTGGCCGCGCAGGGGAAGCGCAGGTGGCGTTTGACGAGGCCCTGATCCTGGCCGGCAATCAGGTGGAACAGCAGTTCCTTCGCAGCCGCCTTGCCGGACTTGCCAAGGGACTGCCAGGGCAAAGGTAA
- a CDS encoding FAD-dependent monooxygenase, whose translation MHEVVIVGCGPTGLMLAGELRLAGVDAVVLERRASQELAGSRGGGIHSRTIELLDQRGIADRFLAAGKTVQTASFGNTQLDLGGLPTRHPYTLALFQNHIEQLLLDWVQGLGVEIRRGVEVTGVSADDDGAEVQLAGSGPVRGRYVVGTDGGRSVVRRSAGIPMVGPDATRSSLIAEVKVAGEPGQQGKVDARGIHGLYPMGGGMVRVVVTEASLGPAAEPTLADLREALSEVFGTDFGVHSPTWLSRFTDATRQAGAYRKGRVLLAGDAAHVHSPTGGLGIGLGLQDAVNLGWKLGQVVRGVSSEDLLDTYHAERHPAGERALKYTMAQSLFQKADPRQEALRDLLGEVLSVDGAGRPIAALITGLDVAYHPGPGHPLLGRRMPDLDLATAAGPATVYSLLHSARPLLLEVAGPALEPGSWAGRVVHTRATYDAAWQLPVLGAVAAPTAVLVRPDGYVAWVGQGSADGLTEALPKWFGPAGP comes from the coding sequence ATGCACGAGGTAGTGATTGTGGGGTGCGGGCCCACGGGGCTGATGCTGGCGGGGGAACTGCGGCTGGCGGGGGTGGACGCAGTGGTGCTGGAGCGGCGCGCGTCCCAGGAACTGGCCGGTTCCCGCGGCGGGGGCATCCATTCGCGCACCATCGAACTGCTGGACCAGCGCGGCATTGCGGACCGGTTCCTCGCCGCGGGCAAGACGGTCCAGACTGCATCCTTCGGCAATACACAGCTGGATTTGGGCGGCCTGCCCACCCGCCACCCGTACACGCTGGCGCTGTTCCAGAACCACATTGAGCAGCTGCTGCTCGACTGGGTGCAGGGTCTGGGCGTGGAGATCCGGCGCGGCGTTGAGGTCACCGGAGTTTCGGCGGACGACGACGGCGCAGAGGTCCAGCTGGCCGGTAGTGGGCCCGTGCGGGGCCGCTACGTTGTGGGCACCGACGGCGGGCGCAGCGTGGTGCGGCGGTCCGCCGGCATTCCCATGGTGGGCCCGGACGCTACCCGGAGCAGCCTGATCGCCGAGGTGAAGGTGGCAGGGGAACCGGGCCAGCAGGGGAAGGTGGATGCGCGCGGCATCCACGGGCTGTACCCGATGGGCGGCGGCATGGTCCGGGTGGTGGTCACCGAAGCCTCCCTCGGGCCGGCCGCCGAGCCCACCCTGGCAGACCTGCGGGAGGCACTGTCAGAGGTCTTCGGCACCGATTTCGGCGTGCACAGCCCCACCTGGCTTTCACGCTTCACCGACGCCACCCGGCAGGCGGGGGCGTACCGGAAGGGCAGGGTGCTGCTGGCCGGGGATGCCGCCCATGTCCACTCACCGACGGGCGGGCTCGGCATCGGCCTGGGGCTGCAGGACGCGGTAAACCTCGGCTGGAAACTGGGGCAGGTGGTGCGCGGCGTCTCCAGCGAGGATCTGTTGGACACGTACCACGCGGAGCGGCACCCGGCGGGGGAGCGGGCCCTCAAGTACACCATGGCACAGTCCCTCTTCCAGAAGGCCGATCCCCGGCAGGAAGCCCTGCGGGACCTACTCGGCGAGGTGCTTAGCGTCGATGGCGCCGGCAGGCCCATCGCGGCGCTTATCACCGGACTCGACGTCGCCTACCACCCAGGCCCGGGCCACCCGCTCCTGGGCCGCCGCATGCCGGACCTGGACCTGGCCACCGCGGCCGGGCCCGCCACCGTGTATTCGCTGCTGCACAGTGCCCGGCCCCTGCTGCTGGAAGTCGCCGGCCCGGCGCTGGAGCCCGGCTCCTGGGCCGGGCGTGTGGTGCACACCCGCGCAACGTACGACGCCGCGTGGCAGCTTCCCGTCCTGGGGGCCGTTGCTGCGCCCACGGCAGTCCTGGTCCGGCCCGACGGCTACGTCGCGTGGGTGGGGCAGGGCTCAGCGGACGGGCTCACCGAGGCCCTGCCCAAGTGGTTCGGCCCGGCAGGCCCGTGA